A window from Cryptomeria japonica chromosome 1, Sugi_1.0, whole genome shotgun sequence encodes these proteins:
- the LOC131028267 gene encoding probable polyamine transporter At3g13620, with the protein MALSSQTDARGGVEEGVAAFGMEIESDTKTGETQHIASSKSNKLKFFPLIFLIYFEVSGGPFGEETAVEAAGPLLALLGFILFPFVWSIPEALLTAELATAYPGNGGYVVWAWNAFGPFWGFLMGWWKWVGGVINNAAIVALCLDYLKIIIPAFRHGPMRIVGISVCTVVLSYLNFSGLTIVGWTAVILGMISLMPFFLMFFFSIPKLKPSRWMVGPKGDTNWSLYFNTLFWNLNFWDNASTLAGEMDHPQRTFPRALFYSGLLSCVGYILPLLAITGALELKRELWTDGYLADAAGHIAGAWLKYWIEVGSVLSTVGMFEAQLSSASFQLLGMAEIGLLPAFMAKRSVYNTPFLGILVSAGGTLLLSFVNFTTIMWAANFLYSCGMLLEFASFLWLRHKFPALSRPFRVPVKIPCLIVIVTAPVALLLFIMTLANLAVYIISISVTVVGVLGYFLMNACKKRNLMVFSVTGQSGVQSFAEDRTEEQAEPRLNL; encoded by the coding sequence ATGGCTCTGTCTTCTCAAACAGATGCACGAGGAGGGGTGGAAGAAGGAGTCGCAGCTTTTGGAATGGAAATAGAATCAGACACCAAAACGGGAGAAACCCAACACATAGCTTCTTCGAAATCCAACAAGCTAAAGTTCTTCCCCTTGATATTCCTCATCTACTTCGAAGTCTCCGGCGGCCCCTTCGGCGAAGAAACAGCCGTAGAAGCAGCGGGACCACTTCTAGCATTGTTGGGCTTCATACTTTTCCCGTTCGTTTGGAGTATACCAGAGGCCCTGTTGACGGCAGAACTGGCGACAGCGTACCCGGGCAACGGTGGGTACGTTGTGTGGGCTTGGAATGCGTTCGGACCCTTCTGGGGATTTCTCATGGGATGGTGGAAATGGGTAGGCGGAGTAATCAACAACGCCGCCATAGTTGCCTTATGTCTGGACTACCTAAAGATCATCATCCCAGCTTTCAGGCATGGGCCCATGCGAATCGTGGGAATTTCAGTGTGCACGGTGGTGTTGAGCTATCTCAACTTCAGTGGTCTCACCATAGTTGGCTGGACTGCGGTTATTCTGGGGATGATCTCACTTATGCCCTTCTTTCTCATGTTTTTCTTCTCCATTCCAAAGCTTAAGCCCTCACGGTGGATGGTTGGACCCAAGGGTGACACAAACTGGTCACTCTACTTTAACACGCTCTTCTGGAACCTGAATTTCTGGGACAACGCGAGCACTTTAGCAGGGGAGATGGATCATCCGCAGAGAACTTTCCCACGGGCGCTCTTCTACTCGGGGCTCTTGTCCTGCGTGGGGTATATCTTACCCCTGCTGGCAATTACGGGAGCCCTGGAGCTTAAGAGGGAGTTGTGGACTGATGGGTACCTGGCTGATGCAGCCGGGCACATTGCCGGAGCCTGGTTAAAATACTGGATCGAAGTGGGTTCAGTGTTGTCCACAGTGGGGATGTTTGAAGCCCAGTTGAGCAGCGCCTCTTTTCAGCTTTTGGGCATGGCGGAGATAGGGCTTTTGCCCGCTTTCATGGCCAAGCGCTCCGTTTACAACACACCCTTCTTGGGTATCCTCGTCTCCGCCGGGGGTACATTGCTACTATCATTCGTTAACTTCACTACCATCATGTGGGCCGCCAATTTTCTCTACAGTTGTGGGATGCTGCTGGAATTTGCTTCGTTTCTGTGGCTGAGGCACAAGTTTCCCGCTCTGAGCAGGCCATTTAGGGTGCCTGTCAAAATACCCTGCTTGATAGTCATAGTCACCGCGCCCGTGGCGCTTCTTCTCTTTATAATGACTCTGGCCAACTTGGCTGTCTACATAATCAGTATTTCCGTCACAGTTGTTGGTGTTTTGGGGTACTTTTTGATGAATGCCTgcaagaagagaaatttgatggTGTTTTCCGTGACAGGACAGAGTGGAGTTCAAAGCTTCGCTGAGGATCGAACCGAGGAGCAGGCAGAACCCAGGCTTAATCTGTAG